A region from the Triticum urartu cultivar G1812 chromosome 1, Tu2.1, whole genome shotgun sequence genome encodes:
- the LOC125540622 gene encoding two-component response regulator ORR42-like has product MASSLKALLVDDMSVERMVVSSMLRKFHCEITLAKNGKEAVDMFLEGNEFDIVVCDKDMPIMTGPEAIVKIRAMGATDVKIVGVSADDNAMEAFMGAGADDFVPKPVRPEILQPMVQEVINKKKN; this is encoded by the exons ATGGCATCCTCCCTCAAGGCATTGCTTGTTGATGATATGTCAGTTGAACGCATGGTTGTCTCCTCCATGCTGCGCAAGTTCCACTGCGAGATCACCCTGGCGAAGAATGGGAAAGAAGCTGTTGATATGTTTCTTGAGGGCAACGAGTTTGATATTGTTGTGTGTGATAAGGACATGCCCATAATGACCGGTCCCGAG GCCATTGTGAAGATCCGTGCTATGGGAGCCACTGATGTGAAGATCGTCGGGGTGTCCGCTGATGATAACGCCATGGAGGCGTTCATGGGCGCCGGTGCTGATGACTTTGTGCCCAAACCAGTGAGGCCTGAGATTCTGCAGCCTATGGTTCAGGAGGtcatcaacaagaagaagaattaA